CTCTGAAAGATGCCGTAAAAAAGCAGGATGGCGAGCATTTTTTCTGGACTGGCGGCAAACAGTTCGTTATAGATATTCAGAACAAAATCCTGATTGAAGATTTCAAAGACAATAACGAACTCAATTTTTATTCATTAGAAAAAACAAAAGAACCCAATAAAGACGAAACCAGAGATAATTTCCGAGGCATTGATGGCCAGTTTTATTCCTTCATAAATTATGATAAAGAATTTAAACACTGGCTCAAAAACACTTTGCTTTCTGATTTATCCAAAGGGAATTTAGAAAAGCATTCTTTCGATAAAATTATCTATTGGAGAGAACCGGCCGGCTGGGTAAACATCTCAAAAACCAAATTCATCGAGCAGAATTTTACCTATCTAAAATTAAAACTTCAGGAACTAAAAAGCCTAAAAACCGATTATTTTGTAACAACCGACGGATTAAATCCCTTTATTTTTGAAACCAGCGAATACGATATCTATTTCAACAACTGTCATGAAGCAAAAGAATGGATGTATCCGGTTAAAAGCATTATCATCAACCCTAAAAACAAAGCCGATTTCAAACAAGATCATATTCAGTTTTTAAGAACCGAAAATGGTTATAAATTAATCAGCGTTTCTGCTGCAAAAGATAATCTGAAATAATTCTTCGGCATTAAAGTTTAACTTTGCAAAAAAGTAAACTATGAAGAATTTTCTATTTTTATTCCTTGCCATAATTTTCGAAATCATTGCTACTTCGGCATTAAAAAAGTCCGAAGAATTTACCAAATTACTGCCAAGCATTATTACCGTTATTGGTTATTGCGGTGCATTTTATTTTTTAAGTTTTGCTATCAGAACCATTCCGGTTGGTTTTGCTTATGCGATTTGGTCTGGAGTCGGTATTGTTTTAATCACAATTATTGGCGCTGTTTTCTTCAAAGAAATTCCAGATTTACCAGCAATTATTGGTCTTGCATTGATTGTAATTGGCGTGATTGTGATTAATGTTTTTTCTAAAACAGTAGCACATTGAATCATTTTTTAGAGCTTTTTGACACTATTATTTGATAGTACCACACCATAAAAACAACTAAAAATCAACCACTTAATGATTTTCAAAAAAGCAACACTTTCAGAGCTAGAAGAAATGCAAAAATTATTTGTAGAAACCATTCAATCGGTTTGCAAAAACGATTACAATTCAGAACAAATTGAAGCTTGGATTTCTGGCGTAAAAAACAAAGAACGCTGGATTGAAATAATTGAAAAACAATTTGTTTTATTAGCCATTATCAACAACCAAATTGTCGGATTCGGAACTTTAAAAGACAAAAATTATATTGATTTATTTTACATTCATAAAGATTTTCAAAGACAAGGAATTGCAGATAAAATTCTAAACGAATTAGAACTCGAAGCAAAAAAATATAATTCAAAAATCATCACTTCTGACATTAGCATTACAGCAAAATCTTATTTCGAAAAGAAAGGTTTTATCGTCAAAGCAGAACAAAAAAACATGCGTATGAATGTTGAATTGATTAACTATAGAATGGAAAAGGAACTTTTGTAGTTGTTTCAAGTTAACGAAAAACTTGAAACCTGAAACCTGAAACAAAAATAACAAAAGCTATTTCCGCAAGTTTCGGATTTTATAGCTTCTAAAACCAATCGATATTTGTATTATAAAATGGAAATGAAATGAATACACAGGAAACCATCAATTATAATCGTATCGCCGAAGCTATAGATTATATCAAAGCTAATTTTAAAGAGCAACCCAATCTCGATGAGGTTGCAGAAAAAGTACATTTGAGCCCGTTTCACTTTCAGAGACTTTTCAGCGAATGGGCAGGAACGAGCCCAAAGAAGTTTTTGCAATATACCAGTATCGAACACGCTAAAAAACTGCTCAAAGAAAATCAGTCAACTATTTCTGAAACAGCTTTCGAAACCGGACTTTCGGGCACAAGCCGTTTACATGATTTATTTGTAAATATAGAAGGAATGACACCGGCGGAATATAAAAACGGCGGAAAAAATCTCTCCATCAATTACAGTTTTGCCGAAAGTCCATTTGGGAATATTATTGTGGCTTCAACACAAAAAGGTGTTTGTTTTATGGCTTTCGCCGAAGATGAAACAACCGGATTTACAGCATTGCAGGATAAATTTCCAAATGCTCAGTTTTCTAAAAAACTGGATTTATCACAGCAAAATGCGTTGTTTATTTTTCAGAACGACTGGAGTAAATTATCAGAAATAAAACTGCATTTAAAAGGAACCGATTTTCAATTAAAGGTATGGGAAACTTTATTGAAAATCCCAATGGGACAGCTTTCTACTTATGGTTCTATTGCGCATCAAATTCAAAAACCAAATGCATCACGTGCCGTTGGAACAGCGATTGGAAGTAATCCTGTTGCATTTTTAATTCCGTGTCATCGTGTTATACAATCCTCTGGAACGTTTGGCGGATATATGTGGGGAAATACAAGAAAAACTGCCATTATTGGCTGGGAAGGTGCGCAGGTAAACGCTGAATTTTAATACCGCAAGTTTCGGATTTTTTAGCCTTCCTGATTTTAGAAACTTTGCATTCTAAAATCATATAAAAATGGAAAAACTAAAAAACAAAACGGCTTTCATTACTGGCGGTACTAACGGAATGGGATTTTCAACGGCACAGGAATTCATCAATAATGGCGCAAAAGTAATTATAACCGGACGCACTGAAAAAAGCGTAAATAAAGCGGTTGAAACATTAGGTAAAAATGCTGTTGGGATCGTCTCTAACGCAGGGCAATTGACTGATATTTTCGAATTACAAAATCAGATAAAAAAACATGCTGATAAAATAGATGTCTTGTTTGTGAATGCCGGATATGGTAAATTCAATTCTATTGAAAATGTAACTATCGAAGAATTTAACGAGGTTTTTGATATTCTGGTAAAGGGAACTTTTTTTGCTGTACAGCAAGTTTTACCTTTAATGCCACAAGGAAGTTCTATTATTTTAAATACGACCTTTTTAACTGATATTGGACATCCCAATATGTCAATCTATACAGCTGCAAAAGCATCGGTTCAATCTTTCATTAAAACTTTTGCTGCTGAATGTACTTCAAAAAAAATACGAGTAAACGGAATCAGTCCAGGTTATATTTCTACTAATATTTTCAATAATACTGGTATGGATCAGGAAAGTATCAAAAATACAATTGATGCTGTTACACCTACTCTTCCGTTTAAACGTTTTGGAGAAGCTTCTGAAATTGCTAAAACTGCACTTTTTCTGGCCTCAGATGATGCTTCATACATTCACGGAATTGAACTAAGAGTCGATGGCGGTTTATCAAATACAAAATCATGAAAACAAAAATAGAATCTCAAAACTGGGAAAGCATCACCGAATCTATGCACGAAAATGGTTTTGCCATCCTTCCAAATATCCTGACCAATGAAGAATGTGAAGCTTTAAAAGCTGATTACCTTAATCCTAATTTGTATCGAAAAACGGTTGTTATGGAACGCTATAGGTTTGGTTTGGGCGAATACAAATATTTCGATTATCCCCTGCCTGATTTAATTCAGAACATTCGGGCATCAATTTATCCAAAACTGGCTCCAATTGCCAATTCGTGGATGAAAGCGTTAAATATTAACACCATTTTTCCGCCGGCGCATGAAGAATTATTAAAACAATGCCACGATAATAATCAGCTTAAAGCAACGGTTTTAATTTTAAAATATGGTAAAAGCGGATTTAATACGCTGCATCAGGATTTATATGGTGATGTTTATTTCCCAATTCAAATTGTGCTTTTCCTAAATGAACCGGATAAAGATTTTACCGGAGGCGAATTTGTCTTAACACAGCAAACGCCAAGAGCGCAATCAAAAGCTGTTGTTTTAAAACCAAAAAAAGGAGACATCCTGGCTTTCACAACCAATTTCCGTCCGGTAAAAGGATCAAAAGGGTATTATCGGGTGAATATGAAACATGGTGTAAGCGAGGTTCATTCTGGAGAAAGATTTACTTTGGGGATTATTTTCCATGACGCTCTTTCATAATATTATCTCTCGCAAGGTCGCGAAGTCGCAAAAACAATAACGTAACTTTGCGTTTTAAGTTTTCCTCCTTTGCTCCTTCAATAAAGACAAAGACTTTGCATTTTTGCGACTTTGCAAGAAATTTATCTTCGAAAAATATGATTAAACATAATCAAACTCAAGATTCAGATCTTCGGAATAAAATTAAAAATGGCGAAATTTGCTTTGGCGGCAACCAAAAATTAAGAATCTACGGAACACTTAAATGTTCTTCGGGAAAAAGAATGAAACGCGAAAACCGGATTTTCTTTTCTTCTGAAAATGAAGCCAAAGAAAATGGATTCAGACCTTGCGGACATTGTATGAAACCGGAATATCAAAAATGGAAAAATGGACTTATTTAATCCTGAATCAAACGAAAACACAAATCTGCTTCCAAAAGACGGAACGGTGAATTATTACGGAAAAATATTCTCAAGAGATCAGGCTGATTTCTATCGTGATATTTTATTACATACAATTGAATGGAAAAATGATGAAGCGATTATCTTCGGACAATTAATTACTACCAAACGTAAAGTGGCCTGGTACGGCGATAAGGAGTTTGAATATACCTATTCGAATACCACCAAAAAGGCGCTTCCGTGGACAAAAGAGCTTTTAGAGTTAAAAAGAATTGTTGAAGAAAAAACAGGAGAAACGTTTAATTCCTGTCTGCTTAACTTATATCATTCTGGAGAAGAAGGAATGGCATGGCACAGCGATGCCGAAAAAGATTTAAAGAAAAACGGAGCAATTGGATCTGTAAGTTTTGGTGCCGAACGCAAGTTTGCTTTTAAACATAAAGAATCTAAAGAAACCGTTTCTCTGATTCTCGAACACGGCAGTGTATTGGTAATGAAAGATGAAACCCAGACATACTGGCTTCATCGGCTCCCGCCTACCAAAACAACTCAGAAACCCAGAGTTAATCTGACTTTTAGAACTATTGTCCGCTAATAATTTTGAAAACTGTCAGGTTTAATTGTAATAAATCTACCAGCCTTGGTTCAACCCGTTTTTTAGAACCTCATCGTATTTTTCTTTATCAAAAGAATATAAATAAGGCGCTTTGTGTGCGACATTATTTTTCTTTTCGTCAAGTTTAACCAGAATTCCTATATTGGTTATTTTTCTAAAAAAATTTCTTCTGTCGAGTTTCCTGTCCAAAATTGTTTCGTACAATTTTTGAAGTTCCGGAATTGTAAATTTCTCAGGAAGGAGATTGTATCCAACGGGCATCAAATTCAATTCGGTCCTCAGGGTATCAAGGGCTTTGTCCAGAATTTCCTTGTGATCCAGGATCAGTTCCGGAACTTCTTTATGGTCAATCCACTCTGCAGTTTCATACTGACCAGAGTTTGGAATCGTCTTTAAAAAATCTACCAATGCATAATATCCAAGAGTAACAAATCGCTGTGTAAGCCATTTTCCTTTTTCGGGATCTATTTTCAAACTTTTAAAAACCTTTTTATCAAAATGGTGTTCATTTCGTTTTACATTTCCAAACGCCCCAAACTGTCTTAAAAAAACACCTTCGACGCCGGTTCTTTGGTTTAAAACTGTTACTGCTGCAGTATCAATATCTTCATTTATAGGTATAAAACCGCCGGGTAACGACCATTTATTATTCTGGTTTACTTTGATCAGCAATACCTTCAGCTGGTTATCATGAAATCCAAAGATCACACAATCGATCGAAAGACCGGGCTGATAATTATGACTGTTATCAAGAATATCGTTTAGCATTTTAAATACTGCCTTAAAAATTTAGATTGAAAAAACGTGCAAGTTAGTCATTAAATATATTGTCTTTTGTTTTTATATGTAAAATCTTTCAAACCCTTGTTTTTACTAATAAGTGTACAAATCACAATTTTTACTTAAAATGAAAATTCAATAAAAAAATTACTTACATTGCGTCATTATAACACATTAAAGATTAATTTTGTTAAACTTATCAGAAAGGCTGTATTAATGTTAAATGCGAGAGATTTATGAAAAGTAATTCATTAAAAAAATTAAAGGAACAAATTAGGACTAAAATCTGGACTTCATTTGGGTTTGTATCAAAAACGTATCTTTTAGAGGCTTCGATAAAGTACAGCGAAGAACAGGAAAAGATTTTCAATGAAATGATTGCAGAATCTAAAGATAAGAATGCTAAAAACGAAGCGTTTGACAAAGCTCTTTATGCATCTTATAAAGGAATTGGCGCAATGGATTTTATAAATACTGTCTTAAAATAAAATCAGAGAAATTTTAGAATTTTAATGTCAGCTCGCTTTATCAGCGAGTTTTTTTGTTTTGAAGAACTATATTATTTGAATAATCGTCCTGAATATATACCGTAATTTATTTATTTTTGTTACTTACCAAAGTAAGAATATACGCAAGTAAACATTATAAACGCTAGAAACATGGAAAATACCTTAGAAGTAGAAAATTACAAATTTCAAAAACCTGAAAACTGGGCTCCAAGTATTGACGATTCTCAATTAACTGACTGCATTAAAGAATCTGATTTCTCGAATAAACAAGTTGAAGAAGGAAGAGACTTCTGCTATCTTTTAGATAAAATTTATTATACAAGCGACACTCAAAACAGCGAATATGCGTGTGTTGCTTATACGCTTAACGAACCTTCTAACCTGGAAAGCGCTTCTGTAAAAGATGTTGTGGTCGAGGAAAATGAAACCTATATTATTCACAGAATAAGTGTACTCAGAGAAGGTGTGCTGATTGATAAAATTCCCGATACAAAAATAAAAGTACTTGACAGCGAAAATCAAAGTGAAGGCGGTATTTTGAGCAGTAATAAAAAAGTAAATATTACGATTAAAGATCTGCGCCTTTATGATGTTTTAATCATTGAAGACTCGAGAGTTAAGGTTTTTACAGAACGTGATTTTATGCGTAAGGAATTCCTTAAACATGTGTATGTAACTCCTAGCAGTTACTGGGCTTACGGAAACTATAAATTTACTTTTATCAACGATCGAAAAGAAACTATTGCTTATAAAAAAGCTTTTTTCAGAGATGATTACGGAAATGTTTTAGAACCCGAAATTAATTACCTGAAAAAAGGAGAACGTTTTGTATTTGAAGAAGAAAATTACATCAATTCTTTTGATGCCAACAGAGAAATTGCTCCTTTTATCGATTTTGCTACAGACAGTAACTGGATTAATTTATCAAATTATATTGCGCCGCTGTATGAAGAAATCTACAACAAATCTTCTTTAAAGGAATTTGCTCCAAAACTGGTTGAAAAACTGGACGCTATTACAGATAAAGACGAACAATTGCAGTTTGCGATCGATTATGTGCAGAATCATGTGTATTATATTTTTAATGCCGATGAAATGAACGGACATAAGCCTCAGGAACCTGCTGTAACGTATGAAAACAAACAGGGTGACTGTAAGGCAAAATCGGTTTTACTAAAAGTGGTTTTAGATTATATCAAGGTAGATTCTTCTGTAGTTCTGGTTAATTTTAACTCAGATCATTACATTAAACATTATCTGCCTTCACTGCTGACTTTTAATCATGTTATTGTAAAAATCAATTATAAAGGTGAAACGTATTTTATTGATGCAACTTCCCGCGATGAATTTGGATTGATTGAAAACCGTGGTTATATTTATTTCCTGCATTATCTGGAGGTAAAACCAAATCAGGAATTACAGGTTAAACAACCATATAAGTTTCCTTACTATGGTATTAATGAGAAAGCAGATTTTAGCGCTCAGAATAATTCCGGTGCCTTAAAACTTACTACAACGTATAAAGGAAACCGTGCCAATTATATGCGTAAATATTTTAAGAATACCAATAAGAGAGAAATCATTGACAGCTGGAATAATTTCCTGTTTTATACCCTGAATTATTCTAATGACCGAAACGGAACTGATGTCAGAACGATTTTTAAAGATGCTGCAATTGAGATTGTAAGTGATGATAAAAAGCTGAACGAATTTACAATTCAGTATACTTCTTCTATAGAAAATCCTTATTTTACAGATCAGCAGAAAAATCGTTTCCTGATGTATTTTGACAGAAATGTGGTAAAAAATAATGCAAGAGATTTTATTCATAGTGATATTCCGTTTTGGCATAATTTCGATAACGAAAAGTATGAAATCAATTTAATGACAGATCAGAAAATCGACGTTCAGGAAAAATTTACTATTCAGGAAAGCACGATCAACAATCCGTATTTTGATTATACGAGCCGTAAAAAAGTTACGAAAAACGGGGCTTCAATTTATATTGATTACAAGCCCCTGGTAAACTTAGAAATTCCTCAGGAAGATTTTGAAGATTTTAGAAACGCGCACCACACGGTTGCCGACAGTAATTTCGGAATTGGAATTGATGTTATCGAGCAGGGATTATTAAATATGCTGAAATACAGTTTTAAGAAACGTCTTAAATAATTCGATAAAAAAACGGGGCTTTAGAAAAGCCCCGTTTTTAATTTACTAATTCGCAAGTAATTCAAAATCTGATCTTAATTTTATATCGGCAGACGAAGCGCCTATCATAACTTCAAAATCTCCGGGCTCTGCTGTCCATTCTAATTTGTCATTGTAGAAAGATAATTTTTCTTTGTCAATTGTAAATTCGATTGTTTTTGATTCTCCTGCATTCAGTTTCACTTTTTGGAAATCTCTTAATTCCAAAACCGGGCGCACCACAGATCCAAATTTATCTTTCAGATACAATTGTACAACTTCTTCTCCGGATGCTTTTCCAGTGTTTTTCAACTGAAAAGAAACTTTAATGGTTTCACCGCTTTTTATTTTTGATGCAGATAATTTCAAACCTGAATAATCAAATGTGGTGTAGCTCAACCCATATCCAAAAGGAAATTTAGGTGAGTTTTTTAAGTCAATATAGGCCGAAACATAATTGGTTTCTGTTTCTGTTTTAGCCGGTCTTCCTGTACTAAAATGGTTATAGTAAATAGGAATCTGCCCTACTTCTCTTGGGAATGTCATAGGCAGTTTTCCTGACGGATTATAATCTCCAAATAAAACATTCGCAATGGCATTTCCTGCTTCTGTACCCAGCCACCAAGTGTAAAGAATGGCTGGAACATTATCTGCTGTCCAGTTAAAAACAAGCGGTCTTCCGGCATTTATAAGCACTACAACCGGTTTTCCTGTTGCCTGGATTTCTTTTACTAAATCTTCCTGAACGCCCGGCAGGTGAATATCGCTTCGGCTTTTAGCTTCGCCGCTCTGGTCGCGTCTTTCACCAATACTCAAAATAACAACATCAGCTTGTTTGGCAGTAGCAACTGCTTCGGCAAAACCGTCTTTGTTATTTCCTTCTATTTCACAGCCTTTTGCGTAAAGCAGCTTGGTATTTTTTCCCACTTTATTCTGCAAACCGTCCCATTGCGAAACAATCCATTTATTGTAATCTACTTCCGGAAGTTCTACAGACCAGAATCCCATGTTTTCTTTGTATTCCTTTACCATTGGGCCAATAAAAGCAATTGTTTTTACGCTTTTCGAAATAGGCAGCGTCTGGTTTTCATTCTTTAACAGAACAATACTTTTCTGGGCTGCTTCAAGCGCTGCTTTTCTGTGTTCCGGGTTGTTCAATGCTTTTTCAGCACGTTTTTCATCAGAGTATTTATAAGGATCGTCAAATAAACCCAGTTCGAATTTCTTGCGAAGAATACGTTTTACAGCATCATCAATTAAATCAACAGATACTCTGCCTTCTTTTACCAGCTGGGTCAGATTATATCGGTATGCATTACTTTCCATGTCCATATCGCTTCCGGCAGTAATGGCAGAATATGCAGCTTCTTTTAAATCTTTTGAATAACCATGCGCAACCATTTCGCCAATTGACCCCCAGTCTGAAACTACAAATCCCTGAAAGTTCCATTTTCCTTTTAGAATATCTCGCTGCAGATGTGCATTTCCGGTTGCGGGAATTCCGTTTATGTCGTTAAATGAATTCATAAAAGTTGCAGCTCCGGCATCTAAAGCAGCTTTAAAAGGCGGCAGATAGGTTTCAAAAAGCATTCTTTCACTCATATCAACCGAGTTGTAATCTCTTCCTCCAACAGCAGCTCCGTAAGCGGCAAAGTGCTTTACGCAGGCCATAACCGAATTTAAATCGCCTAATTTATTTCCCTGAAAACCTTTTACTCTTGCATAAGCAATTTTAGATCCTAAATAGGTATCTTCTCCTGCACCTTCCATTACACGCCCCCAGCGCGGATCTCGGCTAATGTCTACCATTGGCGCAAATGTCCAGTGAATACCGCTTGCAGCAGCTTCGGTTGCGGCTACTCTTGCGGCCATTTCTATCACTTGTAAATCCCAGCTGGCAGCCTCTGCGAGCGGAAGCGGAAAAGTGGTTTTATAACCATGAATTACATCCTGGCCAAATAACAGCGGGATTTTAAGGCGTGACTGCATGGCCAGTTCCTGATATTGTCTGGTATATTTGGTTCCGATTACGTTAAGCATCGATCCAATTAAGCCGGCTTTTATCTCTGCCTGTTTGTTGGGATTAATGGTAATAGGTCCGGTCGCAGAATTATCTCCTGTGTACTGATTAAGTTGTCCTATTTTTTCTTCGATAGTCATTTTTTTCAACAGATCATTGACTTTTTGATCTATGGTTTGTTGTTGGGCGGTGACAAAAAATGACACCATAAGCAAGGTTAGAGTGGTTAGTTTTTTCATTTATGTTTATTTAATTTCTATATACACAGGCAAATGATCCGAAGGGTATTTCAAATCTTTAGAATCACTTAAAACCGCATGTTTTTCAACTTTCAGTCCGCTGTTTTTAGAGATGAAGATATAATCCAGTAATAGGGTCACGGGTTCATTATGTTTAAAATCATTAAATGTTCCGGATGGTCCAAATGGTTTTTCTTTTGAAATATCTTTAGTGTCATCCATTACTTTTTTAATTTCAGCTATTTGAGGAGTACTGGGTTCTGAATTGAAATCTCCCATTAAAAACGCCGGATATTTTTTAGTATTTAATGCTGCCATTTTTGAAAGTACCAGCTGTACTCCTTTTATTCTTGCTTCTTCACCCATGTGATCTAAATGTATATTAAATACATAGAATGATTTTTTAGTTTTTAAATCTTTAAAAAGTCCGTAAGTGCAGACTCTATTACAGGCGGCATCCCATCCTCTTGACACTTTATCTGGTGTTTCTGAAAGCCAGAATGTATTCGAATCTTCAAGCTTAAAACGGTCTTTTTTATAATAAATCGTACAGGCTTCTCCTAATCCTCCTTCTTCTCTTCCGATGCCAAATTTATTATAATCTGTTAAAGCCGATGCAATGTAATCAACCTGACCCGGTGTTGCTTCCTGAACCCCGAAAATATCGGGACTGTAAAATTGTATTTGAGAAGTAAAATATTCTTTTCGGTTTGGCCATGCATTTTCTCCATCAGAGGCTACATCCAAACGAATATTATAAGTCATAATTTTTAAATTCTGACCATAAAAAATTCCACTTACAAAAAGTAAAAATACTACTAATCCAATTTTGCTTATCTTTTTCATGTTTAAAAAATTTTAATCCGTAAATCTAGTGTTTCCACAGTCTTAAAGAAAAAAACTTATTTAAAAATTATGTTAATTATAACCCTTTGGCGTAATTATCCCAACGTATAGAAACATATTATATTGTCTTGTTAAAAAAGACATTTTCACCTGTTTCAATATGCATGGTTTATCAATATCAAAACTTGTTTTTTTACT
This portion of the Flavobacterium gelatinilyticum genome encodes:
- a CDS encoding Ada metal-binding domain-containing protein, coding for MIKHNQTQDSDLRNKIKNGEICFGGNQKLRIYGTLKCSSGKRMKRENRIFFSSENEAKENGFRPCGHCMKPEYQKWKNGLI
- a CDS encoding bifunctional helix-turn-helix domain-containing protein/methylated-DNA--[protein]-cysteine S-methyltransferase produces the protein MNTQETINYNRIAEAIDYIKANFKEQPNLDEVAEKVHLSPFHFQRLFSEWAGTSPKKFLQYTSIEHAKKLLKENQSTISETAFETGLSGTSRLHDLFVNIEGMTPAEYKNGGKNLSINYSFAESPFGNIIVASTQKGVCFMAFAEDETTGFTALQDKFPNAQFSKKLDLSQQNALFIFQNDWSKLSEIKLHLKGTDFQLKVWETLLKIPMGQLSTYGSIAHQIQKPNASRAVGTAIGSNPVAFLIPCHRVIQSSGTFGGYMWGNTRKTAIIGWEGAQVNAEF
- a CDS encoding DMT family transporter, with the translated sequence MKNFLFLFLAIIFEIIATSALKKSEEFTKLLPSIITVIGYCGAFYFLSFAIRTIPVGFAYAIWSGVGIVLITIIGAVFFKEIPDLPAIIGLALIVIGVIVINVFSKTVAH
- a CDS encoding NUDIX hydrolase, whose amino-acid sequence is MLNDILDNSHNYQPGLSIDCVIFGFHDNQLKVLLIKVNQNNKWSLPGGFIPINEDIDTAAVTVLNQRTGVEGVFLRQFGAFGNVKRNEHHFDKKVFKSLKIDPEKGKWLTQRFVTLGYYALVDFLKTIPNSGQYETAEWIDHKEVPELILDHKEILDKALDTLRTELNLMPVGYNLLPEKFTIPELQKLYETILDRKLDRRNFFRKITNIGILVKLDEKKNNVAHKAPYLYSFDKEKYDEVLKNGLNQGW
- a CDS encoding SDR family oxidoreductase yields the protein MEKLKNKTAFITGGTNGMGFSTAQEFINNGAKVIITGRTEKSVNKAVETLGKNAVGIVSNAGQLTDIFELQNQIKKHADKIDVLFVNAGYGKFNSIENVTIEEFNEVFDILVKGTFFAVQQVLPLMPQGSSIILNTTFLTDIGHPNMSIYTAAKASVQSFIKTFAAECTSKKIRVNGISPGYISTNIFNNTGMDQESIKNTIDAVTPTLPFKRFGEASEIAKTALFLASDDASYIHGIELRVDGGLSNTKS
- a CDS encoding endonuclease/exonuclease/phosphatase family protein encodes the protein MKKISKIGLVVFLLFVSGIFYGQNLKIMTYNIRLDVASDGENAWPNRKEYFTSQIQFYSPDIFGVQEATPGQVDYIASALTDYNKFGIGREEGGLGEACTIYYKKDRFKLEDSNTFWLSETPDKVSRGWDAACNRVCTYGLFKDLKTKKSFYVFNIHLDHMGEEARIKGVQLVLSKMAALNTKKYPAFLMGDFNSEPSTPQIAEIKKVMDDTKDISKEKPFGPSGTFNDFKHNEPVTLLLDYIFISKNSGLKVEKHAVLSDSKDLKYPSDHLPVYIEIK
- a CDS encoding alpha-ketoglutarate-dependent dioxygenase AlkB family protein, with translation MDLFNPESNENTNLLPKDGTVNYYGKIFSRDQADFYRDILLHTIEWKNDEAIIFGQLITTKRKVAWYGDKEFEYTYSNTTKKALPWTKELLELKRIVEEKTGETFNSCLLNLYHSGEEGMAWHSDAEKDLKKNGAIGSVSFGAERKFAFKHKESKETVSLILEHGSVLVMKDETQTYWLHRLPPTKTTQKPRVNLTFRTIVR
- a CDS encoding 2OG-Fe(II) oxygenase → MKTKIESQNWESITESMHENGFAILPNILTNEECEALKADYLNPNLYRKTVVMERYRFGLGEYKYFDYPLPDLIQNIRASIYPKLAPIANSWMKALNINTIFPPAHEELLKQCHDNNQLKATVLILKYGKSGFNTLHQDLYGDVYFPIQIVLFLNEPDKDFTGGEFVLTQQTPRAQSKAVVLKPKKGDILAFTTNFRPVKGSKGYYRVNMKHGVSEVHSGERFTLGIIFHDALS
- a CDS encoding glycoside hydrolase family 3 N-terminal domain-containing protein, with protein sequence MKKLTTLTLLMVSFFVTAQQQTIDQKVNDLLKKMTIEEKIGQLNQYTGDNSATGPITINPNKQAEIKAGLIGSMLNVIGTKYTRQYQELAMQSRLKIPLLFGQDVIHGYKTTFPLPLAEAASWDLQVIEMAARVAATEAAASGIHWTFAPMVDISRDPRWGRVMEGAGEDTYLGSKIAYARVKGFQGNKLGDLNSVMACVKHFAAYGAAVGGRDYNSVDMSERMLFETYLPPFKAALDAGAATFMNSFNDINGIPATGNAHLQRDILKGKWNFQGFVVSDWGSIGEMVAHGYSKDLKEAAYSAITAGSDMDMESNAYRYNLTQLVKEGRVSVDLIDDAVKRILRKKFELGLFDDPYKYSDEKRAEKALNNPEHRKAALEAAQKSIVLLKNENQTLPISKSVKTIAFIGPMVKEYKENMGFWSVELPEVDYNKWIVSQWDGLQNKVGKNTKLLYAKGCEIEGNNKDGFAEAVATAKQADVVILSIGERRDQSGEAKSRSDIHLPGVQEDLVKEIQATGKPVVVLINAGRPLVFNWTADNVPAILYTWWLGTEAGNAIANVLFGDYNPSGKLPMTFPREVGQIPIYYNHFSTGRPAKTETETNYVSAYIDLKNSPKFPFGYGLSYTTFDYSGLKLSASKIKSGETIKVSFQLKNTGKASGEEVVQLYLKDKFGSVVRPVLELRDFQKVKLNAGESKTIEFTIDKEKLSFYNDKLEWTAEPGDFEVMIGASSADIKLRSDFELLAN
- a CDS encoding GNAT family N-acetyltransferase — translated: MIFKKATLSELEEMQKLFVETIQSVCKNDYNSEQIEAWISGVKNKERWIEIIEKQFVLLAIINNQIVGFGTLKDKNYIDLFYIHKDFQRQGIADKILNELELEAKKYNSKIITSDISITAKSYFEKKGFIVKAEQKNMRMNVELINYRMEKELL
- a CDS encoding WG repeat-containing protein; translation: MKKIIFLYTFFCLNAAAFAQSNDIWTAFYNKDTTLTGFKDKSGTIKIEPKFSGFTTARKFENIIAVSEEENNKWKSYYLTKQGKVVGKDSLYVFDNSPDCENEGFIRFRDPKTDKMGIFNSNGKIVIPADYSVLSKVHNGIIIALKDAVKKQDGEHFFWTGGKQFVIDIQNKILIEDFKDNNELNFYSLEKTKEPNKDETRDNFRGIDGQFYSFINYDKEFKHWLKNTLLSDLSKGNLEKHSFDKIIYWREPAGWVNISKTKFIEQNFTYLKLKLQELKSLKTDYFVTTDGLNPFIFETSEYDIYFNNCHEAKEWMYPVKSIIINPKNKADFKQDHIQFLRTENGYKLISVSAAKDNLK